One window of Burkholderia thailandensis E264 genomic DNA carries:
- a CDS encoding glutamine--tRNA ligase/YqeY domain fusion protein, which produces MSTERTDATAPSNFIRNIIDDDNRTGKWSGRVETRFPPEPNGYLHIGHAKSICLNFSVARDYGGVCHLRFDDTNPEKESVEYVNSIVDAVRWLGFDWQKAGVDHQYFASDYYDRLYEFAELLIQRGKAYVDSQSADEMRTNRGSLTEPGTPSPFRDRSPDESLDLFRRMKAGEFGEGEHVLRAKIDMSSPNMNMRDPVIYRIRYAHHYRTGDKWCVYPMYDYTHCISDALEGITHSLCTLEFEDHRPLYDWVLNELADAGVFARPLPQQIEFSRLNLTYAITSKRKLLQLVTEGHVDGWDDPRMPTIVGVRRRGFTPESIQLFCERIGVTKVDSWIDMSVFEGALRDDLDDKAPRTVAVLDPLKLVIDNYPEGQTEECTAPVHPHHPERGQRAFPISRELWIEREDFNENPPKGYFRLFPGNKVRLRYGYVIECTGADKDEHGNVTAVHCNYYPDSKSGTEGANNYKVKGNIHWVSAAHACPAEVRIYDRLFKEPHPDAGGRNFLEALNPDSKKIVQAYLEPGARDALPEARYQFERHGYFVADRVDSKPGQPVFNRIVGLRDSWGKPA; this is translated from the coding sequence CCACCGCGCCATCCAATTTCATCCGCAACATCATCGACGACGACAACCGCACGGGCAAATGGAGCGGCCGCGTCGAGACGCGCTTTCCGCCCGAGCCGAACGGCTATCTGCACATCGGCCATGCGAAGAGCATCTGCCTGAACTTCAGCGTCGCGCGCGACTACGGCGGCGTGTGCCACCTGCGCTTCGACGACACGAATCCGGAAAAGGAAAGCGTCGAGTACGTGAACTCGATCGTCGACGCGGTGCGCTGGCTCGGCTTCGACTGGCAAAAGGCCGGCGTTGACCATCAGTATTTCGCGAGCGACTACTACGACAGGCTCTATGAATTCGCCGAACTGCTGATCCAGCGCGGCAAGGCGTACGTCGACAGCCAGAGCGCCGACGAGATGCGCACGAACCGCGGCTCGCTGACCGAGCCGGGCACGCCGTCGCCGTTCCGCGACCGCTCGCCCGACGAAAGCCTCGACCTGTTCCGCAGGATGAAGGCGGGCGAATTCGGCGAAGGCGAGCATGTGCTGCGCGCGAAGATCGACATGAGCTCGCCGAACATGAACATGCGCGACCCGGTGATCTACCGGATTCGCTACGCGCATCACTACCGCACGGGCGACAAGTGGTGCGTCTACCCGATGTACGACTACACGCACTGCATCTCGGACGCGCTCGAGGGCATCACGCACTCGCTGTGCACGCTCGAATTCGAGGATCACCGCCCGCTCTACGACTGGGTGCTCAACGAGCTCGCCGACGCCGGCGTGTTCGCGCGGCCGCTGCCGCAGCAAATCGAATTCTCGCGCCTGAACCTCACCTATGCGATCACGAGCAAGCGCAAATTGCTGCAGCTCGTGACGGAAGGCCACGTCGACGGCTGGGACGATCCGCGGATGCCGACGATCGTCGGCGTGCGCCGCCGCGGCTTCACGCCGGAGAGCATCCAGCTCTTCTGCGAGCGGATCGGCGTGACGAAGGTCGATTCGTGGATCGACATGAGCGTGTTCGAAGGCGCGCTGCGCGACGACCTCGACGACAAGGCGCCGCGCACGGTGGCCGTGCTCGATCCGCTCAAGCTCGTCATCGACAACTATCCGGAAGGTCAGACCGAGGAATGCACGGCGCCCGTGCACCCGCACCATCCGGAGCGCGGCCAGCGCGCGTTCCCGATCTCGCGCGAGCTGTGGATCGAGCGCGAGGATTTCAACGAGAATCCGCCGAAGGGCTATTTCCGGCTGTTCCCGGGCAACAAGGTGCGGCTGCGCTACGGCTACGTGATCGAATGCACGGGCGCGGACAAGGACGAGCACGGCAACGTGACCGCCGTTCACTGCAACTACTATCCGGACAGCAAGTCGGGCACCGAGGGCGCGAACAACTACAAGGTCAAGGGCAACATCCATTGGGTGAGCGCCGCGCACGCGTGCCCGGCCGAAGTGCGGATCTACGATCGCCTGTTCAAGGAGCCGCATCCGGACGCGGGCGGCCGCAACTTCCTCGAGGCGCTGAATCCGGATTCGAAGAAGATCGTCCAGGCCTATCTCGAGCCGGGCGCGCGCGATGCGCTGCCGGAAGCGCGCTATCAGTTCGAGCGGCACGGCTATTTCGTCGCCGATCGCGTCGATTCGAAGCCCGGCCAGCCGGTGTTCAACCGAATCGTCGGCCTGCGCGACAGCTGGGGCAAACCGGCCTGA
- a CDS encoding NUDIX hydrolase — MSATKPRGRPRTVSCGVVLLDSAGRVLLAHATDTAHWDIPKGQGEPGETARQAALRELVEETGIVLDPARLVDLGLFAYRHDKDLHLFAARAAAGETDLSRCTCTSMFPSRRDGSMIPEMDAFRWTEPADVDAYASRSLARLFGTTLSLEELHRDLPR, encoded by the coding sequence ATGAGCGCGACGAAGCCGCGGGGCCGCCCGCGCACGGTGTCGTGCGGGGTCGTGCTGCTCGATTCCGCCGGTCGCGTGCTGCTCGCGCACGCGACCGACACGGCGCACTGGGACATCCCGAAGGGGCAGGGCGAGCCGGGAGAGACCGCGCGGCAGGCGGCGCTGCGCGAGCTCGTCGAGGAGACGGGCATCGTGCTCGATCCTGCTCGCCTCGTCGATCTGGGCCTCTTCGCCTATCGGCACGACAAGGATCTGCACCTGTTCGCCGCGCGCGCCGCGGCCGGCGAGACGGATCTGTCGCGCTGCACGTGCACGTCGATGTTCCCGAGCCGCCGCGACGGCTCGATGATTCCCGAGATGGACGCGTTTCGCTGGACGGAGCCCGCCGACGTCGACGCGTATGCGAGCCGCAGCCTCGCGCGGCTCTTCGGCACGACGCTGTCGCTCGAGGAACTGCATCGGGATCTTCCGCGCTGA
- a CDS encoding RT0821/Lpp0805 family surface protein produces MTMRARVSILSRVLAGAACAAAALAAHAQNNLNFLNDTPISYFSKADTASLAKAVQKVRDEGKDGETVDWANDGRGTKLAAKLTPTTNEQEGRACREIRTEIEAKGQSMTLRPLYCKTSTGKWQLQKR; encoded by the coding sequence ATGACGATGCGAGCCCGTGTCTCGATCCTGTCGCGCGTGCTGGCGGGTGCCGCATGTGCGGCCGCCGCGCTTGCCGCGCATGCGCAGAACAACCTGAACTTCCTGAACGACACGCCGATCAGCTATTTCAGCAAGGCGGACACCGCGTCGCTCGCGAAGGCCGTGCAGAAGGTTCGCGACGAGGGCAAGGACGGGGAGACCGTCGACTGGGCCAACGACGGCCGAGGCACGAAGCTCGCGGCGAAGCTCACGCCGACCACGAACGAGCAGGAAGGCCGCGCGTGCCGCGAGATCAGGACCGAGATCGAGGCGAAGGGGCAGTCGATGACGCTGCGGCCGCTCTATTGCAAGACCTCGACCGGCAAATGGCAGTTGCAGAAGCGCTGA
- a CDS encoding glycoside hydrolase family 3 protein encodes MKRRECRGNARGEDSVKMRKKSLVHLPVALAVTAMLGGCTGDDDAAIESRADAIVERMTTRQKVGQKLMMAFRYWCPDGQPACTAGMTEFPAAARDALRDSGVGGVILFSNNLTGIEQTRRLIDGIRAAPAADSPVGLLIGIDEEGGNVFRLPRVEATAFSGNMALGAAYEATRDDRLAYDMGRVLAAEIAAVGFNVNFAPDVDVNSNPLNPVINVRAFGDDPATIGLLGRRMVQGMASERVIGTFKHFPGHGDTDTDSHYGLPVVIKSRADAYAIDLAPYRQAIESGEAPDMIMTAHIQYPSLDDTRVTTRTGEQMIAPATMSRRIQHDILRGEFGYRGVTITDALDMKGIADFFDEADAVIKVFQADVDIALMPVEFRTAADAGRLAALVDRVAAAVDSGRIDRAEFDSSVRRIVLTKLRNGIVASDRGRPVDELASIGGPAHRAIERDLAQKSITVLRNENGTLPLQAAGRRIFILTPWGEQAEAMRRRFVELGHPLATGAKLSAITWAEQQQAIDAADIVIVGTLSTGVTPVEHNGDPNARVSPPAPAAALMRQAAPAKGEEEGSVIFDHVERADAATDVRARPSVLAAATAPSEAQQMRNAMDYAKARRKTVIHVTMRAPYDAISYDDVADATLATYAYYGYEGGLRGPSLPAAVDAMLGVERPVGKLPVAIHALNADGSTGPLRYPRGFGLRY; translated from the coding sequence ATGAAACGACGTGAATGCCGCGGGAATGCGCGCGGCGAGGATTCGGTGAAGATGCGCAAGAAAAGCTTGGTTCATTTGCCCGTCGCGCTCGCGGTGACGGCGATGCTCGGCGGGTGCACGGGCGACGACGACGCGGCGATCGAGTCGCGCGCGGACGCGATCGTCGAACGGATGACGACCCGGCAGAAGGTCGGCCAGAAGCTGATGATGGCGTTCCGGTATTGGTGCCCGGACGGCCAGCCTGCCTGCACGGCCGGCATGACTGAATTTCCGGCCGCCGCGCGCGACGCGTTGCGCGATAGCGGCGTCGGCGGCGTGATCCTGTTCTCGAACAACCTGACGGGCATCGAGCAGACGCGCCGGCTGATCGACGGCATTCGGGCCGCGCCCGCGGCCGACAGCCCGGTCGGCCTCCTGATCGGCATCGATGAGGAGGGCGGCAACGTGTTCCGCCTGCCGCGCGTCGAAGCGACCGCGTTTTCCGGCAACATGGCGCTCGGCGCGGCATACGAGGCGACGAGGGACGACCGGCTCGCGTACGACATGGGCCGCGTGCTCGCGGCCGAAATCGCGGCGGTCGGCTTCAACGTGAATTTCGCGCCGGACGTCGACGTGAACAGCAATCCGCTCAATCCGGTCATCAACGTGCGCGCGTTCGGCGACGATCCGGCGACGATCGGCCTGCTCGGCCGGCGCATGGTGCAGGGGATGGCGAGCGAGCGCGTGATCGGCACGTTCAAGCATTTTCCCGGGCACGGCGACACGGACACCGATTCGCACTACGGATTGCCCGTCGTGATCAAGTCGCGCGCCGACGCCTACGCGATCGATCTCGCGCCGTACCGGCAGGCGATCGAGTCGGGCGAGGCGCCCGACATGATCATGACCGCGCACATCCAGTATCCGTCGCTCGACGACACGCGCGTCACGACGCGCACGGGCGAGCAGATGATCGCGCCCGCGACGATGTCGCGGCGCATCCAGCACGATATCCTGCGCGGCGAGTTCGGCTACCGGGGGGTGACGATCACCGATGCGCTCGACATGAAGGGCATCGCCGATTTCTTCGACGAGGCCGACGCGGTCATCAAGGTGTTCCAGGCGGACGTCGACATCGCGCTGATGCCCGTCGAGTTCCGCACGGCGGCCGACGCAGGGCGCCTTGCGGCGCTCGTCGATCGCGTGGCCGCGGCCGTCGATTCGGGCCGGATCGATCGCGCCGAATTCGACAGCTCGGTGCGCCGGATCGTGCTGACGAAGCTGCGCAACGGCATTGTCGCGTCGGACCGCGGCCGGCCGGTCGACGAACTGGCGTCGATCGGCGGGCCCGCGCATCGCGCAATCGAGCGCGACCTCGCGCAAAAGTCGATCACGGTGCTGCGCAACGAGAACGGCACGCTGCCGCTGCAGGCGGCCGGCCGGCGGATCTTCATCCTGACGCCGTGGGGCGAGCAGGCGGAGGCGATGCGGCGGCGCTTCGTCGAGCTCGGCCATCCGCTCGCGACGGGCGCGAAGCTGAGCGCGATCACGTGGGCCGAACAGCAGCAGGCGATCGATGCGGCCGACATCGTGATCGTCGGCACGCTGTCGACGGGCGTGACGCCCGTCGAGCACAACGGCGATCCGAATGCGCGGGTGAGCCCGCCGGCGCCCGCCGCCGCGCTGATGCGGCAGGCCGCGCCCGCGAAGGGCGAGGAGGAGGGCTCGGTGATCTTCGACCACGTCGAGCGGGCGGACGCGGCGACGGACGTCCGCGCGCGCCCGAGCGTGCTCGCCGCGGCCACGGCGCCGAGCGAGGCGCAGCAGATGCGCAATGCGATGGACTACGCGAAGGCGCGGCGCAAGACCGTGATCCACGTGACGATGCGCGCGCCGTACGACGCGATCAGCTACGACGACGTCGCGGACGCGACGCTCGCCACATACGCGTACTACGGCTACGAAGGCGGCTTGCGCGGCCCGTCGCTGCCCGCCGCCGTCGACGCGATGCTGGGCGTCGAGCGGCCGGTGGGCAAGCTGCCGGTCGCGATCCACGCGTTGAACGCGGACGGCTCGACGGGGCCGTTGCGCTATCCGCGCGGTTTTGGGCTGCGGTACTGA
- a CDS encoding M15 family metallopeptidase has product MHAESVISDHSPVQCERLRNVSFDYVNFDGRIQKGEIVVLDALAARVQTIFRTLYDMRFPLAKAVPIERYRGDDGASMRDDNTSGFNARRKTGGDAWSMHAYGVAIDVNPVQNPYVSFGDDGAARVLPESAAKTAMNRLDERPDKPARPGMAERAVDVFANNGFLRWGGYWDDPIDYQHFEVGSRALVARMVEASPDDARRMFEQYVASYAQCIARTRRASHEAARAACVADALRE; this is encoded by the coding sequence ATGCATGCCGAATCCGTGATAAGCGACCATTCACCGGTTCAATGCGAGCGATTGAGAAACGTGTCGTTCGATTACGTGAATTTCGACGGCCGGATTCAAAAAGGCGAGATCGTCGTGCTCGATGCGCTCGCCGCGCGCGTGCAGACGATCTTCCGCACACTGTACGACATGCGCTTTCCGTTGGCCAAGGCCGTGCCGATCGAGCGCTATCGCGGCGACGACGGCGCGTCGATGCGCGACGACAACACGTCGGGGTTCAATGCGCGGCGCAAGACGGGCGGCGACGCGTGGTCGATGCATGCGTACGGCGTCGCGATCGACGTCAATCCCGTCCAGAACCCGTACGTGTCGTTCGGCGACGACGGCGCGGCGCGCGTGCTGCCCGAGTCGGCCGCGAAGACGGCGATGAACCGGCTCGACGAGCGGCCGGACAAGCCGGCGCGGCCGGGCATGGCCGAACGCGCCGTCGACGTGTTCGCGAACAACGGCTTCCTGCGCTGGGGCGGCTATTGGGACGACCCGATCGACTATCAGCACTTCGAAGTGGGCTCGCGCGCGCTCGTCGCGCGCATGGTCGAGGCGTCGCCCGACGACGCGCGCCGGATGTTCGAGCAATACGTCGCGTCGTATGCGCAGTGCATTGCGCGCACGCGGCGCGCGAGCCATGAGGCGGCGCGCGCCGCGTGTGTCGCCGATGCGCTGCGCGAATGA
- a CDS encoding cytochrome-c peroxidase translates to MMRRPPRHACPNRSTFFAPRALGASVAAITLATGISACDANGPAATSAPAAAPRERASAPTVASAPAVVDNQPQTRAQVYEAVKQMTALGRQLFLDPSLSGSGKLACASCHSPQRAFGPPNALPAQFGGDDLRQQGFRAVPTLKYLQKVPAFSEHYHESDDEGDESVDAGPTGGLTWDGRVDGGAEQARAPLTSPFEMNSTPAKVARAVRAAPYARAFRAAFGARVLDDDRATFEAVLQALGTFEQAPDVFYPYTSKYDAYLAGRARLTRAELHGLQVFNDEKKGNCASCHVSRRGLDGSPPQFSDFGLIAIGVPRNRELAVNRNPKFYDLGACGPERQDLKGRDEFCGLFRTPTLRNVALKKTFFHNGVYHSLDDVLRFYAERDTHPEKFYPVTHGVVRKFDDLPKRYWKNLNDEPPFDRKRGDPPAMTDAEIKDVIAFLGTLTDGYDPRAQPAGESAGGSR, encoded by the coding sequence ATGATGCGCCGCCCGCCGCGACACGCTTGCCCGAATCGTTCGACCTTCTTCGCGCCGCGCGCGTTGGGCGCATCCGTCGCGGCGATCACGCTCGCGACGGGCATCTCCGCTTGCGACGCGAACGGGCCGGCCGCTACGTCCGCACCCGCCGCCGCGCCCCGCGAACGGGCGAGCGCGCCCACCGTCGCCAGCGCGCCCGCCGTCGTCGACAATCAGCCGCAGACGCGCGCGCAGGTGTACGAGGCGGTGAAGCAGATGACGGCGCTCGGCCGGCAGTTGTTTCTCGATCCGTCGCTGTCGGGCAGCGGCAAGCTCGCGTGCGCGTCTTGCCACAGCCCGCAGCGTGCGTTCGGGCCGCCGAACGCGCTGCCCGCGCAATTCGGCGGCGACGATCTGCGCCAGCAGGGATTTCGCGCGGTGCCGACGCTCAAGTATCTGCAAAAGGTGCCGGCGTTCAGCGAGCACTATCACGAATCGGACGACGAGGGCGACGAGAGCGTCGACGCCGGCCCGACGGGCGGGCTCACGTGGGACGGCCGCGTCGACGGCGGCGCGGAGCAGGCGCGCGCGCCGCTCACGTCGCCGTTCGAGATGAACAGCACGCCCGCGAAGGTCGCGCGCGCGGTGCGGGCCGCGCCGTACGCTCGCGCGTTTCGGGCGGCGTTCGGCGCGCGCGTGCTCGACGACGATCGCGCGACGTTCGAGGCGGTGCTGCAGGCGCTCGGCACGTTCGAGCAGGCGCCTGACGTGTTCTATCCGTACACGAGCAAGTACGACGCGTATCTGGCGGGCCGCGCGCGACTGACGCGCGCCGAGCTGCACGGGCTGCAGGTTTTCAACGACGAGAAGAAGGGCAACTGCGCGAGCTGCCATGTGAGCCGTCGCGGGCTCGACGGCTCGCCTCCGCAGTTCAGCGATTTCGGGCTCATCGCGATCGGCGTGCCGCGCAATCGCGAGCTCGCAGTGAATCGGAATCCGAAGTTTTACGATCTCGGCGCATGCGGGCCCGAGCGTCAGGACCTGAAGGGCCGCGACGAGTTCTGCGGGCTGTTCCGCACGCCGACGCTGCGCAACGTCGCGCTGAAGAAGACGTTCTTTCACAACGGCGTCTATCACTCGCTCGACGATGTGCTGCGCTTCTACGCCGAGCGCGACACGCATCCGGAGAAGTTCTATCCGGTGACGCACGGCGTCGTCCGGAAGTTCGACGATTTGCCGAAGCGCTACTGGAAGAACCTGAACGACGAGCCGCCGTTCGACCGCAAGCGCGGCGATCCGCCCGCGATGACCGACGCGGAGATCAAGGACGTGATCGCGTTCCTCGGCACGCTCACCGACGGTTACGATCCGCGCGCTCAGCCGGCAGGCGAATCGGCCGGCGGCAGTCGCTAA
- a CDS encoding acid phosphatase — protein MNKHWIRVSPIALAAAIGLTACGGDDVTSPGLSAVENVVVIYAENRSFDNLYGNFPGANGLQNVTAASAPQVDRDGTPLATLPKIWTGLTAAGVTPAVTEAMTANLPNAPFAIDDPNGFNTPMSVTTRDLVHRFYENQMQIDGGKNDKYAAWTDAGGLVMGHYTADPSKLPLWKLAQQYTLADNFFMGAFGGSFLNHQYLICACAPFYPNADKSPAASQISVVNPDGVTLTTASNSPASALSGPPKFVKSGGLTPDFYAVNTMQPPYQPSGNAAATGGDPNLADPSNPSTLPPQTQQNIGDLLTSAGVSWAWYAGAWGAALQAAQRGTSGVIYGPNMTSPNFQPHHQPFNYYANQAPGSTNRAQHLLDAGSNGAALIQAIDAGKLPQVTFYKPQGNLNEHPGYTDVASGDQHIADVIAHLQKSSQWNNMVVIVTYDENGGFWDHVAPPKGDRWGPGTRIPAFVISPFAKRGFVDHTQYDTASILRFITRRFSLPKLAGLKQRDDALVANGFKPMGDLTNALTLSTGN, from the coding sequence ATGAACAAGCATTGGATTCGCGTGAGCCCGATCGCGCTCGCGGCCGCGATCGGCCTCACCGCGTGCGGCGGGGATGATGTCACGTCTCCCGGCCTGTCAGCAGTCGAGAACGTCGTCGTGATCTACGCGGAGAATCGCAGCTTCGACAACCTGTACGGCAACTTCCCGGGCGCGAACGGCCTGCAGAACGTGACGGCCGCGAGCGCGCCGCAGGTCGACCGCGACGGCACACCGCTCGCGACGCTGCCGAAGATCTGGACCGGCCTGACCGCGGCGGGCGTCACGCCCGCGGTGACGGAGGCGATGACGGCGAATCTGCCGAACGCCCCATTCGCGATCGACGATCCGAACGGCTTCAACACGCCGATGAGCGTGACGACGCGCGACCTCGTTCACCGCTTCTACGAAAACCAGATGCAGATCGACGGCGGCAAGAACGACAAGTACGCCGCCTGGACCGATGCGGGCGGCCTCGTGATGGGCCACTACACCGCCGATCCGTCGAAGCTGCCGCTCTGGAAGCTCGCGCAGCAGTACACGCTCGCCGACAACTTCTTCATGGGCGCATTCGGCGGCTCGTTCCTGAATCACCAGTACCTGATCTGCGCGTGCGCGCCGTTCTATCCGAACGCCGACAAGAGCCCGGCCGCGAGCCAGATCTCAGTCGTCAATCCGGACGGCGTGACGCTCACGACTGCGTCGAACTCGCCCGCCTCCGCGCTGTCGGGCCCGCCGAAGTTCGTAAAGTCGGGCGGCCTCACGCCGGACTTCTATGCGGTCAACACGATGCAGCCGCCGTATCAGCCGAGCGGCAACGCAGCGGCGACGGGCGGCGATCCGAACCTTGCCGATCCGTCGAATCCGTCGACGCTGCCGCCGCAGACGCAGCAGAACATCGGCGATCTGCTGACGAGCGCAGGCGTTTCGTGGGCGTGGTACGCCGGCGCGTGGGGCGCGGCGCTGCAGGCCGCGCAACGCGGCACGTCGGGCGTGATCTACGGCCCGAACATGACCTCGCCGAACTTCCAGCCGCACCATCAGCCGTTCAACTACTACGCGAATCAGGCGCCCGGCAGCACGAACCGCGCGCAGCACCTGCTCGACGCCGGCTCGAACGGCGCCGCCCTGATCCAGGCGATCGACGCGGGCAAGCTGCCGCAGGTCACGTTCTACAAGCCGCAGGGCAACCTGAACGAGCACCCGGGCTACACGGATGTCGCCTCGGGCGATCAGCACATCGCCGATGTGATCGCGCACCTGCAGAAGAGCTCGCAATGGAACAACATGGTCGTGATCGTCACGTACGACGAGAACGGCGGCTTCTGGGATCACGTCGCGCCGCCGAAGGGCGACCGCTGGGGCCCGGGCACGCGCATTCCGGCGTTCGTCATCTCGCCGTTCGCGAAGCGGGGCTTCGTCGACCACACGCAGTACGACACCGCATCGATCCTGCGCTTCATCACGCGCCGCTTCTCGCTGCCGAAGCTCGCGGGCCTCAAGCAGCGCGACGACGCGCTCGTCGCGAACGGCTTCAAGCCGATGGGCGACCTGACGAACGCGCTCACGCTGTCGACGGGCAACTGA
- the fabV gene encoding enoyl-ACP reductase FabV, translating into MIIKPRVRGFICVTTHPAGCAASVREQIAYVAGRGPIERGPKKVLVIGASTGYGLAARIAAAFGAGAATLGVFFERAPLDAKPGTAGWYNSAAFHDEAAALGLYAASINGDAFSDEIKQKTIDAIKRDLGQVDLVVYSVAAPRRTHPKTGITHQSTLKPIGQAVRLRGIDTDNEAIKETLLQPATPDEIAGTVAVMGGEDWRMWIDALDAAGVLADGAKTTAFTYLGEKVTHDIYWNGSIGEAKKDLDRTVLALRDKLAARGGDARVSVLKAVVTQASSAIPMMPLYLSLLFKVMKARGTHEGCIEQVDGLFRDSLYGAPPHVDAEGRLRADRLELDPAVQAQVLELWDRVTDDNLYALTDFAGYKTEFLRLFGFEIDGVDYDAHVDPNIRIPNLIE; encoded by the coding sequence ATGATCATCAAACCGCGCGTACGCGGCTTCATCTGCGTGACCACCCACCCTGCCGGCTGCGCGGCGAGCGTTCGCGAGCAGATCGCGTACGTCGCCGGCCGCGGGCCGATCGAGCGCGGCCCGAAGAAGGTGCTCGTGATCGGCGCGTCGACGGGCTACGGGCTCGCCGCGCGCATCGCGGCCGCATTCGGCGCGGGCGCGGCGACGCTCGGCGTGTTCTTCGAGCGCGCGCCGCTCGACGCGAAGCCCGGCACGGCGGGCTGGTACAACAGCGCGGCGTTCCACGACGAAGCGGCCGCGCTGGGCCTCTACGCGGCGAGCATCAACGGCGACGCGTTCTCCGACGAAATCAAGCAGAAGACGATCGACGCGATCAAGCGCGATCTCGGGCAGGTCGATCTCGTCGTCTACAGTGTCGCCGCGCCGCGCAGGACGCATCCGAAGACGGGCATCACGCATCAGTCGACGCTCAAGCCGATCGGCCAGGCCGTGCGGCTGCGCGGCATCGATACCGACAACGAGGCGATCAAGGAAACGCTGCTGCAGCCGGCGACGCCCGACGAGATCGCGGGCACCGTCGCCGTGATGGGCGGCGAGGACTGGCGCATGTGGATCGACGCGCTCGATGCGGCGGGCGTGCTCGCCGACGGCGCGAAGACGACTGCGTTCACGTATCTCGGCGAGAAGGTCACGCACGACATCTACTGGAACGGCTCGATCGGCGAAGCGAAAAAGGACCTCGACCGCACTGTGCTCGCGCTGCGCGACAAGCTCGCCGCGCGCGGCGGCGACGCGCGCGTGTCGGTGCTGAAGGCGGTCGTCACGCAGGCGAGCTCGGCGATCCCGATGATGCCGCTCTATCTGTCGCTGCTCTTCAAGGTGATGAAGGCGCGCGGCACGCACGAAGGCTGCATCGAGCAGGTCGACGGCCTGTTCCGTGACAGCCTGTACGGCGCGCCCCCGCACGTCGACGCCGAAGGCCGGCTGCGCGCGGACCGGCTCGAGCTCGATCCGGCCGTGCAGGCGCAAGTGCTCGAACTGTGGGATCGGGTGACGGACGACAATCTGTACGCACTCACCGATTTCGCGGGCTACAAGACCGAATTCCTGCGTCTGTTCGGCTTCGAGATCGACGGCGTCGATTACGATGCGCACGTCGATCCGAACATACGGATTCCGAATCTGATCGAGTGA
- a CDS encoding methyltransferase domain-containing protein: MDATIGRYAPHDSCLTNRSWDPECYLQFSGLRLRPAVELLQRIPLASPDVVYDLGCGTGQGTVALGERWPRARVAGVDSSPEMLDRARTLEHDIAWREADIRNWTPDEPADLIVASAVLHFLGDHDILMPRLMRHLRPGGCLALHMPDWWGTPWYRLMHEVLATGGADGGALGTPALRAELAKNRVESPQFYYSLLAPRAAHLDIWHTDYLQIVEGENPVFDWIKVSGLRIVTDALAADERGRFLDLYVPRLHALYPRRDDGRTLFPFKRLFIVAQAPSC, encoded by the coding sequence ATGGATGCCACGATCGGCCGTTACGCACCGCACGATAGCTGCCTGACGAATCGCAGTTGGGATCCGGAGTGCTATCTGCAGTTCTCCGGCTTGCGTTTGCGGCCCGCCGTCGAACTGTTGCAGCGCATTCCGCTCGCTTCGCCGGACGTCGTCTACGACCTCGGCTGCGGCACCGGGCAAGGCACCGTCGCGCTCGGCGAGCGCTGGCCGCGCGCGCGGGTGGCTGGCGTGGACAGTTCGCCCGAAATGCTCGACCGCGCACGCACGCTCGAGCACGACATCGCGTGGCGCGAAGCCGATATCCGGAACTGGACGCCCGACGAGCCGGCCGACCTCATCGTCGCGAGCGCCGTGCTGCATTTCCTCGGCGATCACGACATCCTGATGCCGCGGCTGATGCGCCATCTTCGGCCGGGCGGCTGCCTCGCGCTGCACATGCCGGACTGGTGGGGCACGCCGTGGTATCGGCTGATGCACGAAGTGCTCGCGACGGGCGGCGCGGACGGCGGCGCGCTCGGCACGCCCGCGTTGCGCGCGGAACTCGCGAAGAACCGCGTCGAGAGCCCGCAGTTCTACTATTCGCTGCTCGCGCCGCGCGCCGCGCATCTCGACATCTGGCACACCGACTACCTGCAGATCGTCGAGGGAGAGAACCCGGTGTTCGACTGGATCAAGGTGTCCGGCCTGCGGATCGTCACCGACGCACTCGCGGCCGACGAGCGTGGCCGCTTTCTCGATCTGTACGTGCCGCGCCTGCACGCGCTCTATCCGCGCCGCGACGACGGCCGCACGCTGTTTCCGTTCAAGCGGCTCTTCATCGTGGCGCAGGCGCCGTCCTGCTGA